Sequence from the Fibrobacter sp. UWH6 genome:
TTTCCTTTCATCAAGCCAAAAAATTTCTTTCTGTTTTTCGATTTCTTTTTTCAAAACCTCCGGAGTTGGCATGTACGCCATGTACTTCGCTTGAAAAAGTTTTTGACTTCTTCTGGGAGGCCAGCATACGATAATAATATTGCGTAGAAATATTCCTATCCAAAGTTCGTGAACTCCAAGCCTGAGAAAACGCTTCTTGAGCATACCATTCTCGAGCAGATTCATCCTCAACACGCAGCAACGTTCTGTAGTGAGTCCAAGAAAGCAAACCCATCTGAGATTTTCCACTCACT
This genomic interval carries:
- a CDS encoding DUF1016 N-terminal domain-containing protein produces the protein MSGKSQMGLLSWTHYRTLLRVEDESAREWYAQEAFSQAWSSRTLDRNISTQYYYRMLASQKKSKTFSSEVHGVHANSGGFEKRNRKTERNFLA